The genomic interval TCAGTGGTGAACGATGTGCCCAGTGCACGGCGCATCTCTTCAGGAAGCAGCCTTATCTTCGCAGGGACCGAAGCACCGGGGAGCGGCGACACTGCCTCGATCAGCGGAAGATCGAGAAGCAGGTATGCCATACCACCGTACCGATGATGAAAATCAGGACATATAACGCGCTCGGCACCCAGGGCCAAAAGGCTTTCAGCTCCGGCGTTGATGACGCTCGGCCATGCCAGCACCGACAAACCTTCACCAGCGTGGAGAAGGGCCTTGTCATTAGTTAGTATGCTCAGGCCGTCGAGATGACCGGTGGCGGCGGCTAGCAGTGCTGTTGATTTTCCGGCTCCCTTCCTGCCCACGAAACAGATCGCACGCCCATCCCGAACCACCGCCGACGCATGAAACGGCAGCGAACCACTCTCAATCGCCGCAGCCGTGTGAATCCCCCGAATGACCCGATACAACTCGACGAACAGGCCCCGCACGTCCTTACCGACGATGTAGACCCTCCTCTCCGCCAGATCCCGGACTATCACCGTCCTCGTGCTTTGGATCATAACTAGCCTGGTGTGCTGGTTCACGTCCTCAATGTAACCGTTCGCGCCATAATCCAAAACAGGCACCCAGAGGGGGTCTAGCTGCCGAACGGCGGACTCCCAGTAGTGGTTGCTCTCCACGGCGCTCACGGACCAGGTGCCTGCTGCCGTTGATGGTGCATCACGATAGTACACGTGGGAACGCAGGAGGGGAATCAACGCGGAATGTGCGTTCACCGAGACATTGGCGAAAGGCGAGGAGAATATCTCTCGCTTAGAGAATACGATGCCATTCACGACTTGACGAACACGAGACACAACGTCCCCGAGAATTCGTGCATTCATTACTCCCACACCCTCATGTGTCGCGGCTCATCACGAAACAGGCTCTTTAATTGCGCAAAATCATGAACCCGCTTTTCCGCACCATCTTCAGGGAAGGACGGCTCTCCCCGCCATTCCGAACAACCAGCGCATAAGGGAACCCCCTGTATTCGCCTTCGATGTGCGAGCAACGAATAACCCCACACCAACACAAACTGTCGTATCAGCCTCGAAGAGGCCCTCACCAGCGGAAACAGAGCAGGGGAAGTGCGAACCTACGCTCGAAAGCGAGCGCTCGACACTTCCCCTTGGAGTGGAGCTAGGGGGATTCGAACCCCCGACCTCTTCCATGCCATGGAAGCGCGCTACCAACTGCGCCATAGCCCCGAGTACGGGCGTCGTCCCTTGCGGGCGACGCGGACTACTATATTGACTCGCCCGCCACCCGGGCAAATCCGCCGCGAGTGCCGTACCTCACCCCCGGATTGCCCCCGCCCCGGGCACCTCCGTCGGCCCGGGCAGCGTCCCCGGCAGGTTCCAGCCCACCAGCATCCAGCCCGGCGCGCGGTTGGAGCGCCGCAGCACGGCGTGGTGGCAGTTCTCCACACCCCGCAGCCCGAACCACGTCGAGGGGTCCAGCCCCAGCAGCCAGGAGGCCCCCAGAGTGATGGCCGCACCGTGGGCGACAGCGACGACAACGTCCCTCTCCCCCGCCTGCTCAACCAACCCTTCCAGGGCCTTGCCAACACGCTCGGCGACCCGGGCCCGGGGCTCGACGTCGACACCCTCAGGGTCCTGACCGGCCCGCCAGCGCCCGTACTGCTCAGGCCAGCCGGCCTTGATCTCAGCTCTGCGCAGCCCCTCCCAGACGCCGAAGGAGCGCTCCGCGAGGTCGCCGACCGTCACGACCTCCAGCCCGGTGAGCCCGGCCAGCGCCTCGGCGGTCTCCTGGGCGCGCCCAAGAGGCGAGGCGGCCAGCAGGGCCGGGTGCAGCGCAGCCAGACCGGGGGCGGCGGCCTGAGCCTGCGCGCGCCCTTCCTCGTTGAGGGGGACGTCCACCTGCCCCTGGAGACGCAGGGCGGCGTTGTAGTCAGTCTGGCCGTGGCGCCACAGGACGAGGTCGGTCATGCAGCACTGCCGTCAGTCGTCCGCGTTCCCAGCCGCGACCTCGGCGAGGAGAGCCGGCAGCTCGATAAGCGGGCAGTCCTTCCACAGGCGCTCCAGGGCGTAGAACTCGCGGTCCTCGGTCTGCTGGACGTGGACCATGATGTCGCCGTAATCGAGCAGGACCCAGTGGGCCTCCTCGAAGCCCTCACGCATCCGGCGCTTGGAGCCGGCCTTGAGCATCGCCTCATCGATGGCGTCGACGATGGCGCGCACCTGCCGGTCCGTGGCACCGGAGGTGATGAGGAAGACGTCGGTGAGAGCCAGACGCTCGGAGACGTCGATGGCGATGATGTCGTCGGCCTTCTTCTCCGCAGCCGCGCGGGCGGCGGTCAGTGTGAGGGCCAGGGCCTCGGGGGTGGCGGTCACGTGTGTGTCTCCTCGGCGGTCAGATGATGAGAAGCCCGAGCGAGTCGAGAAGCGTCTGCGCGGAGAACACGTTGCCTTGGCGCACCCAGACGAACCACACGATCGTCGCCAGCACGAGGACGATGACAAGGACCACGAGGGCGATGAGCAGCGCACGGCCCTTCCCCCGCTTCTCCGGCTCCTCCACCGGGGCAACGATCTGCTCAAAGTCCTCGAACTCCTCATCGGCCTCCTCAGCTGACTCGGGCGAGACCGTGGGCTCCGCGGTCTCCTCCGACGGCGCCTCCACGGCCTGATCGGATGTGGCGGCAGAGACGGGAACATCCTCGGGGTCAGTGCCGACGGCGGGGGCCATGTCGCGCAGCGCCTTCCACTGGGGGTTCTCAATGCCGACGAAGGCGTCGTCGACGGGCTGGACGGAACTGAGCTCACCGGTGTCGAGGTCGACGGTGCGCACCCCCTGCACTGCCGCCGGGATACGTACGATGGGGCGCCGGGCGGCCGTCGAGGGGGGCTCAGGGGCCGGGCCCTCTTCCTCGTCCTCGGCACTGTCGTAGGCACCGTCGTCGGGGTCCTCGCCACTTGTCACATCGGCGTCCTCAACGGGCTTGACGTCCTCAAGGAGGTCCTCCGCGGCAGCGGGCAGTCCCGACGTCGGCGCCTGTCCGACGTCGTCCTGCCCGTCCACGTCCTCGGACTGCGCCGGGGCCTGCGAGCGTGAAGCGGTGTCCTGCGCGACAGCGCCGAAGAGGGAACGGCGCTCGGGTACCGCAGGCCTGGTCTCCTCGGCCTTCTCAGTACCGGCGTCCTCAGAGCCGCCATCCCACGAGGCGGCCCCGGTGCCGCCTGCGTTCAGGGAGAGGTCGGCCAGGTCAAACGCCCCCATGACACCGGTCTCAACGGCGGCGATCGCCGTCATCTCCTCCGAGGAGTACTTCTCAGCACCCTGCTGCTCCACGGATGCCCTGCCCGCACCCAGCAGCGGCGCGTCGTCATCATCGAGCTCGTCGTCGGCCGACTCGTCGGTCAGGTCGGAGATGACGACGGGCCCGGCGGGCCCAGAGACGGCGGGGACACCGGCGAGGACCGCCATGCTCTCCCCCGCCAGCGTCGGGTCCTGCAGGGCCTGGGCCTGCTCCTCTGTGATCTCTCCGGCGGTGATGGCCGCCCGCAGCGCCTCTGCCTCTTCACGCAGACGACGCATCTCACGGCGAGTGAGCAGCGGCTGCTGCCCGGTGAGGTAGGCCTCGCGTTCGGCGGCGCGCTCAGCCTGACGCTGCTCGCGTCGGGAGCGGCGCGGGGCAGCGGACTGCTCATGGTTGACGTCGGTGGAATCGCTCACCGTCGTTCTCCTTCCTCGTGTGCCGAGCGTGCGGTCTGCTCGCGCACGACGTGGGCCGTCATCGACGTCACCTCGGACTGCCGGTGCGGCCGGTAGAGGCCATATTTACGGATGTACTGCACGACGCCGTCGGGCACCAGGTACCACACGGGTGCCCCGCGGGACACACGCTCACGGCAATCGGTCGAGGAGATCGCCATGGCGGGGACCTCGAGGAAGTCCACGCGGTCCTCCGGCAGCCCCGAGTCAGTCAGGATGTGGCCGGGGCGGGTGACGCCCACCAGGCGGGCCATACCGAGGATCTCCTCGTTGTCCTTCCAGGTGAGGATCTGCGCCAGGGCGTCCGCGCCGGTGATGAAGTACAGCTCTGCGCCCGGGTACTCGGCGGCAATGTCGTGCAGGGTGTCGATCGTGTAGGTGGTCCCGCCGCGCTCGATGTCCACGCGCGAGACCGTGAAGCGGTTGTTGGAGGCCGTGGCGATCACCGTCATGAGGTAGCGGTGCTCAGCAGCCGAGACCTTGCCGCTCTTCTTGAAGGGCTGGGCCCAGGTGGGCACGAAGATGACCTCGTCGAGGCCGAAGACGTTCTGCACCTCAGAGGCGGCCACGAGGTGCCCGTGGTGGATGGGGTCGAAGGTGCCACCCATGATGCCGATGCGCAGCGGACGGGAACCGTCATGCATGTACTACCGTCCCCTCCCTGCCGCTCACCACGGCTCGTCCTTACTACTCTTGCTACTACCGCACAGGACACGCGGTAGCACCATCCTGCCATGACAGCCGCAGCAGCCTTGTAACGCAACGCCTACCGCGACGCGCCCGGTTCCGCGGGGAGCAGATGTCCGACCTATGCTGTCCGCGCCCACACCACACGTCGCCTCTCGCCTTCAGCACCGCCGCTGAACACCCGGTCCCCGCACGCGGCCCCGGCCCCAAGCCGACCCCCACCACCACGGACACGTACCGCCAGAAGGAGCACGACGCCCATGCCCCACAAGACCCACTCCCCCCGTACCACTGGCCGCGTCACCATGCCCATCCAGGAGGGCATCGACGACCAGATCCGCGAGCTCGTCACCGCCCTCGGTGCCGATGCCGTGCGCAACTCGGACGGCACCTGGCTGCCCGAGATCGCCTCCGAGCTCGTCGACAGGGTCTACTCGACCTACTTCCCGGCCCGTGGGGACCAGGACTGGGCCCTCGCCCACCCCGACACCCTCGTCAACCAGTACCTCATGAGCGCGCGCGTGACCGCCATGGGCCAGGGCCCGCTCACCATCGACGTCCTCGACGGCTATTTCCGCGAGCAGTTCGTGCCCTGCTACGAGCGCGTCGAGCGCTTCTGGGAGGTCATCGACCGCACCAGTGGCGAGGTCGTGGCACCCAGCGGCTGGAGCGTGGACGAGTCCACCGGCGTGCTCACCATCGCCGAGCCGACCCCGTGGCACGAGTACACGGTCGGCTTCCTGGCCGACCAGGTGTGGGACACGACCCAGATGTACAACTACATCACCAACGGCTGGGGCGAGACGGACCCCACCCGGGTCAAGGAGCGCCCCTACGACGTGCGCAAGAACGGCGTGTGGGAGTACGCCCAGCAGGCCCTGCGCGAGTGGCTCGAGGCCCACCCGGAGGTCGACGTCGTGCGCTTCACAACGTTCTTCTACCACTTCACCATCGCCTTCAACACGCACGGCGAGGAGAAGTTCGTCGACTGGTTCGGCTACTCCGCCTCCGTGTCTCCCGAGGCCATCGACGCCTTCGAGGCCGAGTACGGCTACGCGCTGCGCGCCGAGGACTTCATCGACGCCGGCTACTACAACAACCCCTTCCGCGTGCCGAGCCCGCGCTTCCGCGACTGGATCAGCTTCCAGTCCCGCTTCGTCGCCGACAAGGCGAAGCGGCTGGTGGACATCGCCCACGAGGCCGGCCGTGAGGCCATGATGTTCCTGGGCGACAACTGGATCGGCACCGAGCCCTTCGGCGAGCACTTCCCCTCCATCGGGCTCGACGCCGTCGTCGGCTCGGCCGGCTCGGCGGCCACGACCCGCCTCATCGCCGAGATCCCGGGCGTGCGCTACTCCGAGGTCCGCTTCCTGCCCTACTTCTTCCCGGATGTCTTCAACCACGACGGCGCAGACCCGGTCGGCCAGGCCAACGACTCCTGGCTCACCTCCCGCCGCGCCATCGTGCGCAAACCCCTGGACCGCATGGGCTACGGCGGCTACGTCTCCCTGGCCCTGGAGTTCCCGGAGTTCATTGACCGCATTACCGACATCTGCCAGGAGTTCCGCGACATCCACGAGCAGTCCGGCGGCGAGCTGCCTGAGAACGCCCCCTTCGCCGTCGGCATCCTCAACGCCTGGGGACCCCTGCGCTCCTGGCAGACACACATGGTCGCCCACGCCCTGTGGTACAAGGCCGCCTACTCCTACGTCGGCGTCATCGAGGCGCTGGCCGGCCTGCCGTTCAAAGTCCGCTTCCTGTCCTTCGACGAGGTGCGTGAGCAGGGCGTGCCCGAGGAGGTCGGCGTCCTCATCAACGCCGGTGCCGCCGGCACCTCCTACTCCGGGGGCGAGGCCTGGGCCGACGGACGCCTGGCCGAGATCCTGCGCGAGTGGGTCGCCGCCGGGCACGGCCTCATCGGTGTGGGCGAGCCCGCCGCCTACGACAAGGGCGGCTCCTTCATCCAGCTCTCGGATGTCCTGGGTGTCGACCGCGAGCGCCAGCTCACCCTCAACACGGACCGCTACCCCACCCTGGTCGAGGGCCACGTCATCACGGCGGACCTTAAGCGGGCCTCCGCCTTTGATGACGGCGAGGGCGCGGGCGGTGACGTCTACACGGTCAGCGAGCGCACGCAGGTGCTCTCCTACGACGACGGCACAGTCAAGATCGCCGCCAACGAGTTCGGCGCGGGTCGAGCGGTCTACTTCTCCGGCCTGCCGTACTCCTTCACCAACTCGCGCACCCTGCAGCGCGCCCTGTACTGGGCGGCCGGGCGCGAGGACCTGCTGAGCAGGTGGTTCACCACCCACCCGGCCACAGAGGTCGCCTGGTACCCGGGCCGGCGCAAGATGCTCGTGACCAACAACGCCTACGAGGCCGTGACGACGACGGTCCTGGGTGACGGGCGCGAGTGGCAGCTGACGCTCGAGCCCATGGGCTCGGCCTGGGTCGACGTCGACTGACCCATCCGGGCACGTCGCGCCACCGCGGTGCCCCCACAACGCCGTCGGCACAGCAGCCCGCCGCAACGCCGTCGGCACCGCAGCGCTCAGGGCCGGGCACCACGATCCGTATGGTGCCCGGCCCTGTGCCGTACCTCACCCGACGCGGCCTCATTCCGCGGTTTCTCCTGTCTCAGGAGTCCAGGAGGCACACCTTAAGAGCTCTCTCATTCTGACCTCATCGTGACCTTGACCGATCTCGGGATCGTCTGAACAGGCCCCCCTGTGGGGTCCACCCGCCACCAACCCGGTCGATCACCAGGAGGCACCATGAGCGCCGCGCCCATCAGAGTGATGCTCTACAGCCACGACGCACAGGGACTGGGCCACCTGCGTCGCAACCTCGCCCTGGCCCACCACCTGTCCCAGCACCTCCCCGAGCTCGCCCAGGCTCCGGTCACCGGCCTGCTCGTCGCGGGGCTGACGCCCGGCGAGGGCTTCGAGGTGCCCGACGGCTTCGACTGGCTCGTGCTTCCCGGCATCGTCAAGTCACCCGACGGCTACCAGCCCCGGCGCCTGAACTCGACGCGTGCCCAGCTGCGCCACCTGCGCTCCCAGGTGATCGAGGCGGCCCTGATCTCCTTCGCCCCCGACCTGTTCATCATCGACCGCCACCCCTACGGCGTGCGCCAGGAGCTGCTGGAGCCGCTGCGGGCGCTCCGGCGCCACCACCCCGACACCCGTGTGGTCCTGGGGCTGCGCGAGGTCCTGGACCACCCGGCCACCATGGAGCGCGAGTGGGCCAACCTCGGCCCGAGCCAGCAGCTGCGCGAGCTCGTCGACCAGGTGTGGGTCTACGGCGACCCCACCGTGCACGACCTCACGAGCACCGGGGAGGGCCCGATGGTCCTGGCCGACCGGATGCGCTTCACCGGTTACCTGTCGCTCGGCAAGCGCGCCGTCGATTTCTCGGGCACCAGTTCCGTGCAGGTGCCCGGCCTCTTCGTGCTCACCACGGCCGGCGGGGGCTCGGACGCGCTGCCGCTGCTCCTGCAGTCCGCCGCCATGGAGCCGCCCGCGGGGCACCAGCACATCGTCGTCTGCGGGCCCCAGCTCAGTGAACCGGACGTCGCGCAGGTCGCCCGGGTCGCCGGGCCGCGCACCCGGGTCCTGAGGACCTGGCCGGGGCTGAGCCATCACGTCAACGAGGCTGCGGCCGTCATCTCCATGGGCGGCTACAACACCGTGTGCGAGATCCTGTCGACCTCGGTCCCCTCCCTCATCGTGCCCCGAGAGACGCCCCGCCTCGAGCAGCTCATCCGGGCGCGCTCCCTGGAGCGCTGCGGCGCCGTTGAGGTGCTGCGCTTCTCGGAGATGACCCCTGCGGCACTGGGACAGTGGGCGGCCTCGGCTGTCGGCCGGACCGTCAACCGTGAGCGCATCGATCTTGCCGGCCTGTCCACCGTGCCGCTGCTGGCGCACGAGCTGCTCGCCGAGGACGTTGAGGAGGGGCGGGCAGCATGACCCGCATCGGCTACGTCCTCAAGGTCTACCCCCGCTTCTCTGAGACCTTCATCGTCACCGAAATGCTGGCGCGCGAGGCACTGGGCGACGACCTGTCCGTCTACGCCCTGCGTCCCACCACCGACAGCCGCTTCCACCCCGAGATCGCACGCGTGCAGGCACGCGTGAGGTGGATCAGTCGCCCTTGGAAGGGCATCGAGATGTGGGAGCAGATGGCCCAGTGCCTCGACGGTGACGACCTCGACCGCTTCGCGCAGATCCTTCCGGCGCTACTCACCCTGCCCGGGGACGAGGTCGCCCAGGGCCTGGAGCTGGCCCGTCAGGTGCGGGCCGACGGCATCGAGCACCTGCACGCCCACTTCGCCTCCCTGGCGGGGCGGATGGCGTGGATCGCCTCCTCGCTCACAGACGTGCCCTACACCGTCACCACCCACGCCAAGGACATCTTCCACGAGTCGGTGGACCCGACATGGCTGCGGCGCATCTGCGTCGACGCCGACCGGGTCATCGCCATCAGCAGGTACAACGAGGAGTTCCTCAACCGGCTTCTCGCGGGAAGCCGGGCACGCATCAGCCTGCGCCACAACGCCCTCGAGCTCGACCGCTTCCCCTACCGCGACCCCGAGCCCCCGACCACGCCGCTGCGGGTGTGCGCGGTGGGCAGGCTCGTCGTCAAGAAGGGCTTCGCCGACCTCGTCCGGGCGACGCGGATCCTCGTCGACGATGGCGTGCCGGTGCACGTGGACATCGCCGGTGAGGGCGATGAGTACCAGGCACTGCGTGAGCAGATCCGCTCGCTGGAGCTGACGGAGCACGTGCGCCTGCTGGGGCCCATGACCCAGCAGGAGGTACGCACCCTACTGGCCCGCTCCGACGTCTTCGCCGCCCCCTGCGTCGAGGCGCCCGACGGCAACCTCGACGGCCTTCCCACGGTCGTGCTGGAGTCCATGGCCTGCGGGACCCCCGTGGTGGCCACCGCCGTGTCGGGTCTGCCCGAGGTGGT from Actinomyces respiraculi carries:
- a CDS encoding histidine phosphatase family protein, with the protein product MTDLVLWRHGQTDYNAALRLQGQVDVPLNEEGRAQAQAAAPGLAALHPALLAASPLGRAQETAEALAGLTGLEVVTVGDLAERSFGVWEGLRRAEIKAGWPEQYGRWRAGQDPEGVDVEPRARVAERVGKALEGLVEQAGERDVVVAVAHGAAITLGASWLLGLDPSTWFGLRGVENCHHAVLRRSNRAPGWMLVGWNLPGTLPGPTEVPGAGAIRG
- the rsfS gene encoding ribosome silencing factor, with the translated sequence MTATPEALALTLTAARAAAEKKADDIIAIDVSERLALTDVFLITSGATDRQVRAIVDAIDEAMLKAGSKRRMREGFEEAHWVLLDYGDIMVHVQQTEDREFYALERLWKDCPLIELPALLAEVAAGNADD
- the nadD gene encoding nicotinate-nucleotide adenylyltransferase yields the protein MHDGSRPLRIGIMGGTFDPIHHGHLVAASEVQNVFGLDEVIFVPTWAQPFKKSGKVSAAEHRYLMTVIATASNNRFTVSRVDIERGGTTYTIDTLHDIAAEYPGAELYFITGADALAQILTWKDNEEILGMARLVGVTRPGHILTDSGLPEDRVDFLEVPAMAISSTDCRERVSRGAPVWYLVPDGVVQYIRKYGLYRPHRQSEVTSMTAHVVREQTARSAHEEGERR
- the gnpA gene encoding 1,3-beta-galactosyl-N-acetylhexosamine phosphorylase, producing the protein MPHKTHSPRTTGRVTMPIQEGIDDQIRELVTALGADAVRNSDGTWLPEIASELVDRVYSTYFPARGDQDWALAHPDTLVNQYLMSARVTAMGQGPLTIDVLDGYFREQFVPCYERVERFWEVIDRTSGEVVAPSGWSVDESTGVLTIAEPTPWHEYTVGFLADQVWDTTQMYNYITNGWGETDPTRVKERPYDVRKNGVWEYAQQALREWLEAHPEVDVVRFTTFFYHFTIAFNTHGEEKFVDWFGYSASVSPEAIDAFEAEYGYALRAEDFIDAGYYNNPFRVPSPRFRDWISFQSRFVADKAKRLVDIAHEAGREAMMFLGDNWIGTEPFGEHFPSIGLDAVVGSAGSAATTRLIAEIPGVRYSEVRFLPYFFPDVFNHDGADPVGQANDSWLTSRRAIVRKPLDRMGYGGYVSLALEFPEFIDRITDICQEFRDIHEQSGGELPENAPFAVGILNAWGPLRSWQTHMVAHALWYKAAYSYVGVIEALAGLPFKVRFLSFDEVREQGVPEEVGVLINAGAAGTSYSGGEAWADGRLAEILREWVAAGHGLIGVGEPAAYDKGGSFIQLSDVLGVDRERQLTLNTDRYPTLVEGHVITADLKRASAFDDGEGAGGDVYTVSERTQVLSYDDGTVKIAANEFGAGRAVYFSGLPYSFTNSRTLQRALYWAAGREDLLSRWFTTHPATEVAWYPGRRKMLVTNNAYEAVTTTVLGDGREWQLTLEPMGSAWVDVD
- a CDS encoding glycosyltransferase family protein; protein product: MSAAPIRVMLYSHDAQGLGHLRRNLALAHHLSQHLPELAQAPVTGLLVAGLTPGEGFEVPDGFDWLVLPGIVKSPDGYQPRRLNSTRAQLRHLRSQVIEAALISFAPDLFIIDRHPYGVRQELLEPLRALRRHHPDTRVVLGLREVLDHPATMEREWANLGPSQQLRELVDQVWVYGDPTVHDLTSTGEGPMVLADRMRFTGYLSLGKRAVDFSGTSSVQVPGLFVLTTAGGGSDALPLLLQSAAMEPPAGHQHIVVCGPQLSEPDVAQVARVAGPRTRVLRTWPGLSHHVNEAAAVISMGGYNTVCEILSTSVPSLIVPRETPRLEQLIRARSLERCGAVEVLRFSEMTPAALGQWAASAVGRTVNRERIDLAGLSTVPLLAHELLAEDVEEGRAA
- a CDS encoding glycosyltransferase family 4 protein yields the protein MTRIGYVLKVYPRFSETFIVTEMLAREALGDDLSVYALRPTTDSRFHPEIARVQARVRWISRPWKGIEMWEQMAQCLDGDDLDRFAQILPALLTLPGDEVAQGLELARQVRADGIEHLHAHFASLAGRMAWIASSLTDVPYTVTTHAKDIFHESVDPTWLRRICVDADRVIAISRYNEEFLNRLLAGSRARISLRHNALELDRFPYRDPEPPTTPLRVCAVGRLVVKKGFADLVRATRILVDDGVPVHVDIAGEGDEYQALREQIRSLELTEHVRLLGPMTQQEVRTLLARSDVFAAPCVEAPDGNLDGLPTVVLESMACGTPVVATAVSGLPEVVRDGETGVLLPPGVPKELARALRDIASGATDTRRLARAARSLIEQQFDSRHQAAVLSGWQAPGRQGR